One window of Saccharopolyspora phatthalungensis genomic DNA carries:
- a CDS encoding amidohydrolase, producing MTSMLLRNARLLGGGGTRDVRIVSGRIAEIAPRGALPEGPEEPIDLGGRVLSPGLWDEHVHFSQWVIRRSRFDLSDIRSAADALQRVREVLGSVDREPGATVTGYGFRDGTWPDAPSREALDAISGSTPVILISGDLHCAWINTPAAARLGVELDETGLVREGAWLHTPAQLRDASSPTTARYREAAEVAARRGVVGIVEFEHTDNLAQWPERVAAGVDQLRVEASIWPEYLEDAVTAGLRTGDVLEPQGLVTMGRLKVVVDGSLNTRTAWCWHPYPDLAPGDPNPCGIASVPPEELRRLLTRAVPNGIEPAVHAIGDRANTEVIDIFEQFGIPGTIEHAQLVSDDDFSRFGALGLIASVQPEHAMDDRDVADRHWAGRTHRAFAFRSLHDAGATLRMGSDAPVAPLDPWFAISAATTRSRDGREPWHPRECIPLDVALAASMRGRTRLSVGDVADLAILDIEPHTATPRQLRELPVSGTLLGGRWTWRGF from the coding sequence ATGACATCGATGCTGCTGCGCAACGCACGACTGCTGGGCGGCGGTGGCACGCGGGACGTGCGGATCGTCTCGGGGCGCATCGCGGAGATCGCCCCGCGCGGGGCGCTGCCCGAAGGGCCGGAGGAGCCTATCGATCTCGGCGGTCGCGTTCTCTCCCCCGGGCTGTGGGATGAGCATGTTCACTTCAGCCAATGGGTCATCCGTCGCTCCCGTTTCGACCTCTCCGACATCCGCAGCGCGGCCGATGCCCTGCAACGGGTCCGCGAAGTGCTCGGAAGCGTTGATCGAGAGCCGGGTGCGACTGTCACCGGCTACGGGTTCCGCGACGGAACCTGGCCGGATGCGCCCAGCCGCGAGGCGCTCGATGCGATCAGCGGCAGCACTCCCGTCATCCTCATCAGCGGAGACCTGCACTGCGCCTGGATCAACACCCCGGCGGCCGCGCGGCTCGGAGTCGAGCTCGACGAGACCGGTCTTGTCCGCGAGGGTGCTTGGCTGCACACTCCAGCACAGCTGCGGGACGCATCATCGCCCACGACGGCGAGGTACCGCGAGGCCGCCGAGGTCGCGGCCAGACGCGGCGTGGTGGGGATCGTCGAGTTCGAGCACACCGACAACCTCGCGCAGTGGCCGGAGCGGGTCGCAGCCGGCGTCGACCAGCTGCGGGTCGAGGCATCCATCTGGCCGGAATACCTCGAGGACGCCGTCACCGCGGGCCTTCGCACCGGAGACGTTCTAGAGCCGCAGGGTCTGGTGACCATGGGGAGGCTCAAGGTCGTCGTCGACGGCTCCCTGAACACCCGGACCGCATGGTGCTGGCACCCGTACCCGGATCTGGCGCCCGGCGACCCCAATCCCTGCGGCATCGCCAGCGTTCCCCCGGAGGAGCTGCGTCGCCTGCTGACCCGAGCCGTGCCGAACGGCATCGAGCCCGCGGTACACGCGATAGGCGATCGGGCGAACACCGAGGTGATCGACATCTTCGAACAGTTCGGGATACCCGGCACGATCGAGCACGCGCAGCTTGTCAGCGACGACGACTTCTCCCGTTTCGGTGCCCTCGGCCTGATCGCGAGTGTGCAGCCCGAGCATGCGATGGACGATCGGGATGTCGCCGACCGGCACTGGGCCGGACGCACGCATCGTGCGTTCGCGTTCCGCTCGCTGCACGATGCCGGAGCGACCCTGCGAATGGGATCGGACGCTCCCGTCGCGCCGCTGGACCCCTGGTTCGCGATCTCCGCCGCGACGACGCGCAGCCGTGACGGGCGTGAGCCGTGGCATCCCCGTGAGTGCATCCCGCTCGATGTCGCCCTCGCCGCCAGCATGCGCGGGCGCACGAGGCTCTCGGTCGGTGACGTGGCGGACCTGGCGATCCTCGATATCGAGCCGCACACGGCCACACCGCGGCAGCTCCGCGAGCTGCCGGTGTCCGGCACCCTGCTGGGCGGACGCTGGACCTGGCGCGGGTTCTGA
- a CDS encoding ABC transporter substrate-binding protein codes for MTIRTTAWIASLAVSALLLVGCGAGGTTDDQSAGPPVPGGTLTWAIPGGPAAGGLDPMVGTSLAAQVVNDVAYDTLLTKDDSGQIRPGLAVSWEQPDGLTYVFKLRENVTFADGSKFSADDVVYTFDTYMKAKTSKRTYLVNVKSVEATGDNEVTFRLSKPDGTFLNAMSGSQTFFIVGRKGYGNATEQERQTRTFGTGAFQVVDWKDGVNLTLEKNKNYWEAQKPYLDKIVFEIIPDESTRLAALQQGSAQAAYFGDGGLADQAAQSGFTLGNPAYTQNISIYVNPESGPLSDIRVRRAISLALDRQALVNTAMLGHGAVSFIPPAGEPEAPKVDKDTPYYTRDVGEAKKLLAEAGQPNPEITLTYMGDAAAAQHPIYELMQQQLAEAGIKLKLQAKPLAEIAPTFTSGESFVDLISIPGTPKADPLFYFDPVLAEKGVYNHWKGNPDADRARALFAEARSTTDHNAYVGLVDQLSDELAKQAMVFVPMSVPVYFEVWDNSKLHGYQSDPYYSRYRLNESWLEQ; via the coding sequence ATGACCATCCGTACAACTGCATGGATCGCATCCCTCGCCGTCTCGGCTCTCCTACTCGTCGGCTGCGGCGCCGGGGGCACCACCGACGACCAGTCGGCCGGCCCCCCAGTCCCGGGAGGCACCCTCACCTGGGCGATCCCGGGTGGACCCGCCGCGGGCGGCCTCGACCCGATGGTGGGGACCTCTCTCGCCGCCCAGGTCGTCAATGACGTCGCCTACGACACGCTGCTGACCAAGGACGACTCCGGGCAGATCCGGCCGGGCCTGGCCGTTTCCTGGGAGCAGCCGGACGGCCTCACCTACGTCTTCAAACTCCGCGAGAACGTCACCTTCGCCGATGGCAGCAAGTTCAGCGCCGACGATGTTGTCTACACCTTCGATACCTACATGAAAGCAAAGACGTCGAAGCGCACGTATCTGGTCAATGTCAAGAGCGTCGAGGCCACTGGTGACAACGAGGTGACCTTCCGCCTCTCCAAGCCGGACGGCACGTTCCTGAACGCCATGTCCGGCTCTCAGACGTTCTTCATCGTCGGCCGTAAGGGCTACGGGAACGCGACCGAGCAGGAGCGGCAGACCCGCACCTTCGGCACCGGGGCCTTCCAGGTCGTGGACTGGAAGGACGGCGTCAACCTCACCCTGGAGAAGAACAAGAACTACTGGGAGGCCCAGAAGCCCTACCTTGACAAGATCGTCTTCGAGATCATCCCCGATGAGTCCACGCGCCTCGCGGCGTTGCAGCAGGGCAGTGCGCAGGCAGCGTACTTCGGCGACGGTGGACTGGCCGACCAGGCCGCCCAGAGCGGATTCACCCTGGGTAATCCCGCCTACACGCAGAACATTTCGATCTACGTCAATCCCGAGTCCGGACCGCTGTCCGACATCCGTGTGCGGAGGGCGATCTCCCTGGCGCTGGATCGTCAGGCGCTGGTGAACACCGCGATGCTCGGCCACGGCGCCGTTTCCTTCATTCCTCCGGCCGGCGAACCCGAAGCCCCCAAGGTCGATAAGGACACGCCCTACTACACGCGCGACGTGGGGGAGGCGAAGAAGCTGCTGGCCGAGGCCGGACAGCCCAACCCCGAGATCACTTTGACCTACATGGGCGACGCCGCGGCCGCACAGCATCCGATCTACGAGCTGATGCAGCAGCAGCTCGCGGAGGCGGGAATCAAACTCAAGCTGCAAGCCAAGCCTCTCGCCGAGATCGCCCCCACCTTCACCTCGGGCGAGTCGTTCGTCGACTTGATCTCCATCCCCGGCACCCCGAAGGCGGACCCGCTGTTCTACTTCGATCCCGTTCTCGCCGAGAAAGGCGTTTATAACCATTGGAAGGGCAACCCGGACGCCGACCGGGCGCGGGCACTCTTCGCCGAGGCGCGCTCGACAACGGATCACAATGCCTACGTCGGGCTCGTCGACCAGCTCTCCGACGAACTCGCCAAACAGGCCATGGTCTTCGTGCCGATGTCGGTGCCGGTGTACTTCGAGGTCTGGGACAACAGCAAGCTGCACGGGTACCAGAGCGACCCGTATTACTCCCGGTATCGCCTGAACGAGAGCTGGCTCGAACAGTGA
- a CDS encoding transposase, with product MSHVRALTRGDRRRNERLTRLRSIVRREFAVVAVDLALAKQAAVVADHDSRVLGRRMFSGDAWVIDDILDWAGPVAAKAGFAGVVLGCEPTGHRWKPLLDRARARGVELVCVNPMLVHRGREEEDFTRDRSDFKDATIIAKRVTELRCYVPYVLEGHWCRLRHLGARRADQLVAAGSARQRLRDLLECAWPAVLSTASKPLDTLTWRVAMAVSTDPARIMAMGFDAFAAAVRDELPRWGGSRRNLRILRAIFDAARTPGGVATEQAAACERAAYALDDWHHALGQLADVEARMIEVLDTLELSTLVTTITGLSVVGAAAILAETGDPARFDCARTWVKHAGLCPRANESGNFHGITTVSRRGRPGLRTAAWRAIWGALTHNPVYTARYTHLTTRETNPLRPGQARTALAAALLRQLFVVVTRRVAWDPAVAAGTTKEVAPQAA from the coding sequence GTGTCTCATGTCAGGGCGCTTACGCGCGGTGATCGTCGTCGGAACGAGCGGCTGACCCGGTTGCGATCGATCGTGCGCCGCGAGTTCGCGGTGGTCGCGGTCGATCTGGCCTTGGCCAAGCAGGCGGCGGTGGTCGCCGATCACGATTCGCGGGTGCTGGGCCGACGCATGTTCAGCGGGGATGCGTGGGTGATCGATGACATCCTGGACTGGGCCGGGCCGGTCGCCGCCAAGGCGGGGTTCGCCGGTGTGGTGCTGGGGTGCGAGCCGACCGGGCATCGCTGGAAGCCGCTGCTGGACCGGGCCCGCGCTCGCGGAGTTGAGCTGGTGTGTGTGAACCCGATGCTGGTGCACCGTGGCCGGGAGGAAGAGGACTTCACCCGCGACCGGTCGGACTTCAAAGACGCCACGATCATCGCCAAACGCGTCACGGAACTGCGCTGCTACGTGCCCTATGTGCTGGAGGGGCACTGGTGTCGCCTGCGGCATCTGGGGGCTCGCCGTGCCGATCAGCTTGTTGCCGCGGGGTCGGCCCGGCAGCGTTTGCGTGATCTGCTGGAGTGTGCCTGGCCTGCGGTGCTGTCCACCGCGAGCAAGCCTTTGGACACGCTGACCTGGCGGGTGGCCATGGCGGTGTCCACCGACCCGGCCCGGATCATGGCGATGGGCTTTGATGCCTTTGCCGCGGCAGTGCGTGACGAACTTCCCCGCTGGGGTGGCAGCCGCCGCAATCTGCGCATTCTGCGCGCGATCTTCGACGCCGCTCGCACACCTGGCGGGGTTGCTACCGAGCAAGCCGCGGCCTGCGAACGAGCGGCCTACGCACTCGACGACTGGCACCATGCCCTGGGGCAGCTCGCCGACGTTGAGGCCCGCATGATCGAGGTCCTCGACACCCTGGAACTGTCCACGTTGGTCACCACCATCACGGGGTTGTCGGTCGTCGGGGCCGCCGCCATCCTCGCCGAGACCGGCGACCCAGCGCGCTTCGACTGTGCCCGAACCTGGGTCAAGCATGCGGGGTTGTGCCCACGTGCCAACGAATCCGGGAACTTTCACGGCATCACCACGGTCTCCCGCCGCGGCCGCCCCGGACTGCGCACCGCCGCTTGGCGGGCCATCTGGGGCGCACTGACCCACAACCCGGTCTACACCGCCCGCTATACGCACCTGACCACCCGTGAAACCAACCCGCTGCGCCCGGGACAAGCCCGCACGGCCCTCGCAGCGGCACTGCTGCGACAGCTGTTCGTGGTCGTCACCCGCCGGGTGGCCTGGGATCCGGCGGTTGCCGCCGGCACTACGAAGGAGGTGGCGCCGCAGGCCGCATAG
- a CDS encoding CaiB/BaiF CoA transferase family protein gives MTETTPTTPGSLDGVVVLDLSRVLAGPYAAQMLADLGATVIKIENPRDPDVSRGFPPYLTDGDEEFSAYYAQYNRGKLGVGLDLATSEGKEVLKDLVRSADILIENFRPGTMEKLGIGYDVLREVNPTLVYTAISGYGQTGSRSRRPAFDNTAQAAGGLWSMNGYPGLPPVRVGVTIGDLSATLFAVVGTLAALRHAEATGEGQLVDVAQVDSILALTETAVVDYTVTDKVASPAGNEHVWVRPYELFDCADGQVFFGAYTDKLWRASCELFGTPEFADDPEIDTMRKRFDPEVYERRVKPIVVAWLADRTKAELEELAGEVVPLTVIKTIGEVVDDPGTAERDMIVSADYGALGTLRMFGQPIKLSATPATPARTANRLAEHADRVLAELAGYDEARITALRKAGVLP, from the coding sequence ATGACCGAAACCACGCCCACCACGCCCGGTTCCCTCGACGGCGTCGTCGTCCTCGACCTCTCGCGCGTGCTGGCGGGGCCGTATGCGGCGCAGATGCTCGCCGACCTCGGCGCGACCGTCATCAAGATCGAGAACCCTCGCGACCCCGATGTGTCCCGCGGCTTCCCGCCGTATCTCACCGACGGCGACGAGGAGTTCAGCGCCTATTACGCGCAGTACAACCGCGGGAAGCTGGGCGTGGGGCTCGACCTCGCGACCTCCGAGGGCAAGGAGGTGCTCAAGGACCTGGTGCGCTCCGCCGACATCCTGATCGAGAACTTCCGGCCCGGCACCATGGAAAAGCTCGGCATCGGCTATGACGTTCTGCGCGAGGTCAACCCGACGCTCGTTTACACCGCCATCTCCGGTTACGGGCAGACGGGCTCCCGCAGCAGGCGCCCGGCCTTCGACAACACGGCGCAGGCCGCAGGCGGCCTGTGGTCGATGAACGGCTACCCCGGCCTGCCTCCGGTGCGCGTCGGCGTGACGATCGGCGACCTGTCCGCGACGCTGTTTGCGGTCGTCGGCACCCTCGCCGCTCTCCGCCATGCCGAGGCGACGGGAGAGGGGCAGCTTGTCGACGTCGCTCAGGTCGACAGCATCCTCGCCCTAACCGAGACCGCCGTCGTCGATTACACCGTGACGGACAAGGTGGCTTCGCCCGCCGGCAACGAGCACGTCTGGGTCCGCCCGTACGAGCTGTTCGACTGCGCCGACGGGCAGGTGTTCTTCGGGGCATACACCGACAAGCTCTGGCGGGCGAGCTGCGAGCTGTTCGGCACGCCGGAGTTCGCGGACGACCCGGAGATCGACACGATGCGCAAGCGCTTCGACCCCGAGGTGTACGAGCGCCGGGTGAAGCCGATCGTCGTAGCCTGGCTCGCCGACCGCACGAAAGCGGAACTGGAGGAACTCGCCGGCGAAGTCGTCCCGCTCACCGTCATCAAGACGATCGGCGAGGTGGTGGATGATCCGGGCACGGCCGAGCGCGACATGATCGTGTCCGCCGACTACGGCGCCCTCGGGACACTCCGCATGTTCGGACAGCCGATCAAGCTGAGCGCGACACCGGCGACGCCGGCGCGCACCGCGAACCGACTGGCCGAGCACGCCGACCGGGTGCTCGCGGAACTCGCCGGCTACGACGAGGCCCGCATCACGGCGCTGCGTAAGGCGGGGGTCCTGCCGTGA
- a CDS encoding alkyl/aryl-sulfatase yields MSQDEQGRRAAQPTTAEANRIEGEAAWIHDHRDFEDAQRGFIATIDPMIIRDETGRAVWDLDAYAFLDGEAPDTVHPSLWRIARLNRLHGLFRVAERVYQVRGFDISNMTVVLGDSGLILIDPLTCVETASAAMDLVREHLGDKPVTGVLFTHSHIDHFGGAGGVIDRETAARIPVIAPEGFVHHAVVEHVHSGVAVSRRSQFMFGKRLAPGPRGQVSAGLGITLPTGRISLIKPNTIVSRTGEELTVDGVRMVFQFAPGAEAPTEVNFHLPQLRTLCMAETVSHHMHNLYTLRGAQVRDAIAWSRYLDEAIRLFGDESDVLVISHHWPVWGAQRVVERIAEQRDLYRYIHDQTLRLANHGLTPAEIAETIALPKELSGAGNRGNYGSLSHNVKAVYQRYLGWYDANPANLHPLPPAELGHRYSAAFGGVEAMGRHAEQAFADGDYRWAAELLKHALAAEPEDKKLRALQADVFEQLGYRSESGPWRNFYLLTAAELRGRSQAVGTFQAANAEMAFGMDLSLLLDFVAIRLHGPRAAGRRLEFVVEASNTDDGPRRVIVERGVLRHEPAGSGAHSSALVGSHDVLARLSLGGLSLSEALDDGGLRIDGDRAPIEELFALLDDFTGDFSMVAPHTAP; encoded by the coding sequence GTGAGTCAGGACGAGCAGGGGCGGCGTGCAGCGCAGCCTACGACGGCGGAGGCCAATCGCATCGAGGGCGAAGCGGCGTGGATCCATGATCACCGGGACTTCGAGGATGCGCAGCGCGGCTTCATCGCGACGATCGACCCCATGATCATCCGGGACGAGACCGGCAGAGCCGTGTGGGACCTCGATGCCTACGCTTTCCTGGACGGGGAGGCACCGGACACGGTGCATCCGAGCCTGTGGCGCATCGCACGGCTGAACCGGCTGCATGGGCTTTTCCGGGTCGCGGAGCGCGTCTACCAGGTGCGTGGCTTCGACATCTCGAACATGACGGTCGTCCTTGGCGACAGCGGACTCATCCTCATCGATCCGCTGACTTGCGTCGAGACCGCCTCCGCCGCGATGGACCTCGTCCGAGAGCACCTCGGAGACAAGCCCGTCACCGGTGTTCTCTTCACACACTCGCACATCGATCACTTCGGCGGGGCGGGAGGCGTGATCGACCGCGAGACTGCCGCACGGATTCCCGTCATCGCGCCCGAGGGCTTCGTGCATCACGCGGTGGTAGAGCATGTGCACTCGGGCGTCGCCGTCAGCCGTCGCTCGCAGTTCATGTTCGGGAAGCGGCTGGCGCCCGGTCCTCGCGGACAAGTTTCGGCCGGTCTGGGCATCACATTGCCCACCGGTCGGATCAGCCTCATCAAGCCGAACACGATCGTGAGCCGGACCGGCGAGGAGCTGACCGTCGACGGCGTCCGGATGGTCTTCCAGTTCGCTCCGGGGGCCGAGGCGCCGACGGAGGTGAACTTCCACCTCCCTCAGCTGCGGACCCTATGCATGGCGGAGACCGTCTCGCACCACATGCACAACCTGTACACGCTGCGCGGTGCGCAGGTACGCGATGCGATCGCGTGGAGCCGCTATCTGGATGAGGCGATCCGGCTGTTCGGCGACGAATCCGACGTCTTGGTCATCAGCCACCACTGGCCGGTGTGGGGAGCGCAGCGGGTCGTGGAACGGATCGCCGAGCAACGCGACCTGTACCGCTACATCCACGACCAGACGCTTCGCCTGGCAAATCACGGCCTGACCCCTGCCGAGATCGCCGAAACCATCGCGCTGCCCAAGGAGCTCAGCGGCGCGGGCAATCGCGGCAACTACGGATCGCTCAGCCACAACGTGAAGGCGGTCTACCAGCGCTACCTCGGCTGGTACGACGCGAACCCGGCGAACCTGCATCCGCTGCCGCCCGCCGAGCTCGGCCACCGGTACAGTGCCGCGTTCGGAGGCGTAGAGGCCATGGGCCGGCACGCCGAGCAGGCGTTCGCGGACGGCGACTATCGCTGGGCAGCGGAACTGCTCAAGCACGCCCTGGCCGCGGAACCTGAGGACAAGAAACTGCGCGCCCTTCAGGCCGACGTGTTCGAGCAGCTGGGATACCGGAGCGAAAGCGGCCCGTGGCGCAACTTCTATCTGCTCACCGCTGCAGAGTTGCGTGGCCGGTCGCAAGCGGTGGGCACCTTCCAGGCGGCGAATGCGGAGATGGCATTCGGAATGGACCTGTCGCTTCTGCTCGATTTCGTGGCTATCCGCCTGCACGGGCCTCGCGCGGCAGGACGGCGGCTCGAGTTCGTTGTCGAGGCTTCGAACACCGATGACGGGCCGCGCCGCGTCATTGTCGAGCGGGGCGTGCTGCGGCATGAGCCCGCCGGGTCAGGTGCACACAGCAGCGCGCTGGTCGGTTCCCATGACGTCCTCGCGCGACTGTCGCTGGGCGGCTTGAGCCTGAGTGAAGCGCTCGACGACGGCGGGCTGCGGATCGACGGCGACAGAGCGCCGATCGAGGAGCTGTTCGCGCTTCTGGACGACTTCACCGGGGATTTCAGCATGGTCGCACCGCACACGGCCCCCTGA
- a CDS encoding hydroxymethylglutaryl-CoA reductase, degradative has translation MPINSRIRGLRDRTPDERLGLVAEGAGLDVDALSALRTESGLTLDQANHMIENVVGLMSIPVGVAANFTIDGVDRLIPMATEEPSVVAAASNAARMARGHGGFRTSSSGDIMIAQIQVLDAVDPFATRLRLLEASDELRALANEQDPMLVSLGGGVLDVSVRVLPTRAGTQVIVHLHVDVRDAMGANAVNTMAEAIAPRIAEIAQTRTLLRILTNKAELRLTRTRGVFDAELLGGAQVVDDIVAASAFAEADPYRAATHNKGIMNGITAVVLATGNDTRAVEAGCHSHAGRNGQYSALSQFEKDVDGNLVGSLEVPLAVGLVGGATRAHPTAQAAIRLLGVDTARELAAVIAAVGLAQNLAACRALAAEGIQRGHMTLHARTVAASAGATVDEIGAVAARIVADRRIRVEYAREVLSELRGKRTPA, from the coding sequence ATGCCGATCAACAGCCGCATCAGAGGTCTGCGCGACCGCACCCCCGACGAGCGTCTCGGTCTCGTCGCCGAAGGCGCCGGTCTCGACGTCGATGCGCTCTCCGCATTGCGCACCGAGAGCGGACTGACCCTCGACCAAGCCAACCACATGATCGAGAACGTCGTGGGGCTCATGTCGATTCCCGTCGGCGTCGCAGCGAACTTCACCATCGACGGCGTGGACCGGCTCATCCCCATGGCGACGGAAGAGCCCAGTGTCGTCGCCGCCGCTTCGAACGCGGCGCGGATGGCGCGGGGGCACGGAGGCTTCCGTACCTCATCCTCCGGCGACATCATGATCGCCCAGATACAGGTTCTCGACGCCGTCGACCCGTTCGCGACGCGGCTGCGGCTGCTGGAGGCCAGCGACGAGCTCCGTGCCCTCGCCAACGAGCAGGACCCCATGCTCGTCTCGCTCGGCGGTGGCGTCTTGGATGTCTCGGTGCGGGTGCTCCCTACGCGCGCGGGCACCCAGGTCATCGTCCACCTGCACGTCGACGTGCGGGATGCGATGGGCGCGAACGCCGTCAACACGATGGCTGAGGCGATCGCCCCGCGCATCGCCGAAATCGCGCAGACGCGCACTCTTCTGCGCATCCTCACGAACAAGGCGGAGCTGCGGCTCACCCGTACGCGCGGCGTCTTCGACGCGGAGCTCCTCGGCGGCGCGCAGGTCGTCGACGACATCGTCGCCGCCAGCGCCTTCGCCGAGGCGGACCCGTACCGGGCGGCGACACACAACAAGGGCATCATGAACGGCATCACCGCCGTCGTGCTCGCCACGGGCAACGACACCAGAGCGGTCGAAGCTGGCTGTCACTCCCATGCGGGGCGCAACGGCCAGTACTCGGCTCTGTCACAGTTCGAGAAGGATGTCGACGGCAACCTCGTCGGGTCGCTTGAGGTTCCCCTGGCCGTGGGGCTGGTGGGCGGAGCCACCCGCGCTCACCCGACGGCCCAGGCCGCCATCCGCCTCCTCGGCGTCGACACGGCACGCGAGCTCGCCGCCGTCATCGCGGCGGTCGGCCTGGCGCAGAACCTCGCCGCGTGCCGGGCGCTCGCTGCCGAGGGCATCCAGCGCGGTCACATGACACTTCACGCGCGCACCGTCGCCGCCAGCGCAGGGGCGACCGTCGACGAGATCGGCGCCGTCGCCGCCCGTATCGTCGCCGATCGCCGCATCCGGGTGGAGTACGCCCGCGAGGTGCTATCGGAGCTGCGCGGGAAGAGGACGCCGGCATGA
- a CDS encoding MBL fold metallo-hydrolase, translated as MAATVHILGSGTPTPAPDRFGSSFAVDVDGDLLLVDCGPATTWKLAKAGLKTTDVNTIFFTHHHFDHNVDYPCFLLTRWDQGGARAEPLHALGPSPTSLITERLIGSEGAFRSDIEARMNFPGSRAIHVHRGGTLPRTPPEVRTSDIEPGYVHTGATWTMRTGLGRHVQPWLDSIAYRLETADGSIVFTGDTEPCDEIRELAAGADVMLAMCWNTEEAQPNHRDGLCTLEGAVRMAADASVGTLVLVHCGAHVAAPGVADAAIAAMGEVYQGRVVLADELMRIELSQNRVTAKS; from the coding sequence ATGGCCGCGACCGTACATATCCTGGGCAGCGGAACGCCCACCCCCGCGCCTGACCGGTTCGGAAGCTCCTTCGCCGTCGACGTGGACGGCGATCTTCTGCTGGTCGATTGCGGGCCCGCGACGACCTGGAAGCTCGCCAAGGCGGGGCTGAAGACGACGGATGTGAACACGATCTTCTTTACCCATCACCATTTCGATCACAACGTCGACTACCCGTGCTTCCTGCTGACCCGCTGGGATCAGGGCGGCGCGCGTGCCGAGCCGCTGCACGCCCTGGGGCCCTCACCGACCTCCCTGATCACGGAACGCCTCATCGGCAGCGAGGGAGCGTTCCGCTCCGACATCGAGGCGCGGATGAACTTTCCCGGAAGCCGGGCGATCCACGTACACCGCGGCGGCACTCTGCCGCGGACGCCACCGGAGGTGCGCACGAGCGACATCGAGCCCGGCTACGTGCACACCGGCGCCACCTGGACGATGCGTACAGGCCTGGGGCGACACGTTCAGCCCTGGCTCGACTCGATCGCGTACCGGCTGGAAACGGCCGACGGGAGCATCGTATTCACCGGCGACACGGAGCCGTGCGACGAGATCCGCGAGCTCGCCGCGGGCGCGGACGTGATGCTGGCGATGTGCTGGAACACCGAAGAGGCGCAGCCGAACCATCGCGATGGCCTGTGCACGCTCGAAGGCGCCGTGAGGATGGCGGCGGATGCGAGCGTCGGGACGCTCGTGCTTGTCCACTGTGGAGCGCACGTGGCCGCTCCCGGTGTCGCCGATGCCGCCATCGCCGCGATGGGCGAGGTCTATCAGGGACGCGTCGTGCTCGCCGACGAGCTGATGCGCATCGAGCTTTCGCAGAACCGGGTGACGGCGAAATCCTGA